Part of the Polaribacter sp. Hel1_33_78 genome is shown below.
TGGTTGCTTGGTTTCCTTAAAAAAAACATCTATTAAAATTGGCTTATTATGGTTTCCTTGAATTTTTAGGTTCTTTATATTTTTCATTTCTTCTTTAAAAAAAGAGTTTTATTACTGCAAAAACAGCAACTAATCCGGTTAAAATAGATAAAATTATATTAATGTCTTTTGTTAATTTTCCTGTTTTTTTCTGAATAAATTTCGCAAAAGCGCCATATAAAAAGAGGATGAAAAAAGTGCCTATTACAGACCCTAAAGTAAAAAATAAAACAGGAATGAAATTAAAACTAAAAAGATTAAAAGTTTCTAAAGTTATTATTGTTCCACTAAAAAAAGGAATTGCAAACATGTTTAAAATAGAAAGAGTAAGACCTGTTAATAATGGATTCTCACTTTTTGCTTTATTTGTTTCAATATGAATTTTACTTTTTTTAGATTCTTTATAAAAATAATACGATAACAAGAG
Proteins encoded:
- a CDS encoding LysE family transporter gives rise to the protein MLNITALKIRLEKGKKATNKYAIGVSIVVILQVYIAVLLTEYIAENPAVIETLEKAGIIIFLLLSYYFYKESKKSKIHIETNKAKSENPLLTGLTLSILNMFAIPFFSGTIITLETFNLFSFNFIPVLFFTLGSVIGTFFILFLYGAFAKFIQKKTGKLTKDINIILSILTGLVAVFAVIKLFF